One genomic window of Planctomycetaceae bacterium includes the following:
- a CDS encoding HlyD family secretion protein, protein MNYTRLNRWHGTPLDPENEHCFVEQGTELLSIAPTDQIQAVLYIDQGDRDDLQDQMEVELKLDHLPDITYTAPVTVISPRGEEVAPEARQQSTAVRWPPRLASRDRKKLASKVFRATVEMHFDHPESTGDDFLIKPGMRGNARFLVSHRTAWDWGKRYFFETFRFRL, encoded by the coding sequence ATCAACTACACCCGGCTCAACCGCTGGCACGGCACTCCGCTGGATCCGGAAAACGAACACTGCTTCGTTGAACAGGGGACCGAACTGCTCAGCATCGCTCCCACGGATCAGATCCAGGCCGTGCTGTATATTGACCAGGGGGACCGGGACGACCTGCAGGATCAGATGGAAGTCGAACTGAAGCTGGACCACCTTCCGGACATCACCTACACCGCTCCCGTGACCGTCATTTCACCGCGGGGCGAAGAAGTCGCACCGGAGGCGCGACAACAAAGCACGGCGGTCCGCTGGCCACCACGCCTGGCCAGCAGGGACAGGAAAAAGCTGGCCAGTAAGGTGTTTCGGGCAACCGTCGAGATGCATTTCGACCATCCGGAAAGCACGGGTGACGACTTCCTGATTAAACCCGGAATGAGAGGCAATGCCCGGTTTCTGGTCTCCCATCGAACGGCGTGGGACTGGGGCAAACGCTACTTCTTTGAGACATTTCGTTTCCGGCTGTAG
- a CDS encoding DUF1598 domain-containing protein, producing the protein MRSILSAVVKLAAVASLLVPAAVAQNQGGGNQGGANQGGGNQGNQPPGGILISPEGVVAGATIVPQPGRLQQKRLRALASRYLSAEINTVSAMRMVSLVRLEEECRRRLDAEQPLPTEILYLAGLTRVEYVFLDPESSDLVIAGPAEGFGTTDNGRVVGTESGRPVLTLTDLLVMLRLKNAHNTIGCSFDPDPDRLARAQAWLQSNSDPVTVEVAKARFLEVANILGMWNVSIFGVPPSSQTAASFVEADYQLKRLTLGLDSPRVRGFRSYLAMATIYGNMMRRWWFTARYESLEASPDETAFHMTGPRLQLMSQDELVDAAGNRKDAPDSTASNEKFTRQFNEKMEELCERVPSMAVLQNQFDLAVAAALIRTYRLAERIDWTADLFLDDQRLTLHQYSVAEQVPSQVNVRFTAGQLMIGLVGGGITMVPASVVNRDRLTIRDDLKMPAMNAEPNSWWWDVDVQKADLQK; encoded by the coding sequence ATGCGAAGCATTCTTTCCGCCGTGGTCAAGCTAGCTGCCGTCGCGAGCCTTCTTGTCCCGGCAGCCGTCGCGCAGAACCAGGGAGGCGGAAATCAGGGAGGAGCCAATCAGGGTGGCGGAAATCAGGGTAACCAGCCTCCCGGAGGAATCCTGATCAGTCCGGAAGGTGTCGTGGCCGGTGCTACGATTGTTCCGCAGCCGGGACGTCTGCAGCAGAAGCGCCTTCGCGCGCTGGCAAGTCGATACCTGTCCGCGGAAATCAACACGGTCAGCGCCATGCGGATGGTGTCGCTGGTGCGGCTCGAAGAAGAATGCCGCCGGCGACTGGATGCGGAACAACCACTGCCGACGGAGATTCTGTATCTGGCCGGCCTGACCCGGGTGGAATACGTATTTCTTGATCCTGAATCCAGCGACCTGGTGATCGCTGGTCCGGCTGAAGGCTTCGGGACGACCGACAACGGGCGCGTTGTCGGAACGGAATCCGGTCGGCCGGTTCTGACGCTGACGGATCTGCTGGTGATGCTGCGGCTGAAGAATGCTCACAACACGATCGGCTGTTCGTTTGACCCGGATCCGGACAGACTCGCCCGTGCTCAGGCATGGCTTCAGTCAAATTCGGATCCGGTGACCGTGGAAGTCGCGAAGGCTCGTTTTCTGGAAGTGGCCAACATTCTGGGAATGTGGAACGTGTCGATTTTTGGAGTCCCGCCTTCGTCGCAGACAGCAGCCTCATTCGTGGAAGCCGACTATCAGCTTAAGCGACTGACGCTGGGGCTGGATTCGCCTCGCGTGCGCGGTTTCCGCAGCTACCTGGCAATGGCCACGATTTATGGAAACATGATGCGCCGCTGGTGGTTTACTGCCCGCTACGAATCACTGGAGGCCAGTCCGGACGAAACTGCCTTCCACATGACGGGTCCGCGGCTGCAGTTGATGTCGCAGGATGAACTGGTCGATGCCGCAGGAAATCGCAAAGACGCGCCGGATTCCACGGCCAGCAATGAAAAATTCACACGTCAGTTCAACGAGAAAATGGAGGAACTTTGCGAGCGAGTTCCGTCGATGGCGGTGCTGCAGAATCAGTTCGACCTGGCCGTCGCGGCCGCTTTGATCCGAACTTACCGCCTTGCCGAACGGATCGACTGGACCGCCGACCTGTTTCTGGATGACCAGCGTCTGACGCTGCACCAATACAGCGTCGCGGAGCAGGTTCCGTCGCAGGTCAATGTTCGGTTTACGGCAGGTCAGTTGATGATCGGGCTGGTCGGCGGAGGCATCACGATGGTGCCGGCCAGCGTGGTGAATCGCGACCGGCTGACCATTCGTGATGACCTGAAGATGCCCGCGATGAATGCGGAACCCAATTCCTGGTGGTGGGACGTTGATGTCCAGAAGGCCGACTTGCAGAAGTAG
- a CDS encoding lactonase family protein, whose translation MTRFRKLIQAIFITGGLLVTTASSTSIAQTDSIDVWIGTGGNSLSRGIYHCLLDTRTGRLSNPTVAAEVSGPGFLAMHPNRNRLYAVGSVGGKPSVICYAIESHDGHSALALLNALEIGDGGGTHVSVDATAKTVLTAQYGGGSVAVFSLNDDGTLKERTQLIEHNGGSRVVGNRQDAPHPHWTGFSPDNRFAFVPDLGLDKVVIYTVDAANSKITPHGFGEVPAGAGPRHMKFHTSGKWVYVLNELDLTVTVFDYNADAGTMTAKQTIEAVPKAELAKEQFTSASEIRVHPNGRFVYSANRGHDTITVFAVNPDTGELKVVEREFVRGATPRNFNLDPSARWLLAAGQDSHTLASFVVDQNSGELTYNQSVVFAPAAICVLFGPE comes from the coding sequence ATGACCCGTTTCCGGAAACTGATTCAAGCCATATTCATTACGGGAGGCCTGCTGGTGACGACTGCAAGTTCCACGTCCATCGCTCAGACAGATTCCATTGATGTCTGGATCGGAACCGGCGGTAACTCACTGAGCAGAGGGATCTACCATTGCCTGCTGGACACGCGCACCGGCAGGCTTTCGAACCCGACGGTCGCGGCGGAGGTCAGCGGTCCCGGGTTTCTGGCGATGCACCCCAACCGAAATCGCCTGTACGCTGTCGGTTCTGTCGGCGGCAAGCCGTCCGTCATCTGCTATGCCATTGAATCGCACGATGGTCATTCCGCACTGGCGCTTCTGAATGCTTTGGAAATCGGCGACGGTGGCGGAACTCACGTCAGCGTGGATGCCACCGCGAAGACTGTGCTGACGGCACAATACGGCGGAGGCTCGGTCGCCGTTTTTTCGCTCAACGATGATGGAACGCTGAAGGAACGTACTCAGTTGATCGAGCACAATGGCGGATCGCGCGTCGTGGGAAACCGGCAGGACGCCCCACATCCTCACTGGACAGGATTCTCGCCTGACAACCGTTTCGCATTCGTGCCGGATCTGGGGCTGGACAAGGTGGTTATCTACACAGTCGACGCCGCGAACTCAAAGATAACGCCGCACGGCTTCGGCGAAGTTCCTGCCGGTGCGGGGCCTCGTCACATGAAGTTCCACACGTCCGGAAAGTGGGTTTACGTGCTGAATGAACTGGATCTGACAGTGACCGTCTTCGACTACAACGCCGATGCCGGCACGATGACGGCAAAGCAAACGATTGAAGCTGTTCCGAAAGCGGAGCTGGCGAAGGAACAGTTCACGAGCGCTTCGGAAATCCGTGTGCATCCGAACGGTCGCTTTGTGTATTCGGCCAATCGTGGACATGACACGATCACCGTATTTGCCGTCAACCCCGACACCGGCGAATTGAAAGTAGTCGAACGAGAGTTCGTCCGCGGTGCCACGCCGCGCAACTTCAACCTCGATCCATCAGCTCGCTGGCTGTTGGCAGCGGGCCAGGATTCTCACACGCTGGCTTCGTTTGTCGTCGATCAGAACAGCGGAGAACTGACGTACAACCAAAGCGTTGTGTTCGCCCCTGCAGCGATCTGCGTGCTGTTCGGACCGGAGTAG
- a CDS encoding SDR family oxidoreductase gives MKFAGKNALVTGSSKGIGRAIAVELARGGANVAINCHSSKDQAEAVAKDIRAMGRKAIVIAADVADQSAVEGMVAETVREFGSLDVFVSNAVYSDRELMVTADMDGFRRTVDVCMWGAFYGVRASAQQMVKQGSGGSICVVSSPHAVLAIPTAMAYNMSKAAIDHMARTAAIELVKHRIRVNVFHPGWIDTPGERKFFTEEQIESGAKGLPMGRMGTPEEMAGGVCFLLSDDAAYMTGSTMTMDGGVGLPWWSNRAEGKM, from the coding sequence ATGAAATTCGCAGGAAAAAACGCTCTGGTCACCGGGTCATCCAAGGGCATCGGCCGCGCGATCGCGGTTGAACTCGCCCGCGGCGGAGCCAACGTCGCCATCAACTGCCATTCCAGCAAAGATCAGGCGGAGGCTGTCGCAAAGGACATCCGGGCGATGGGACGAAAGGCGATCGTCATCGCAGCCGATGTTGCGGATCAGTCGGCCGTGGAAGGCATGGTGGCGGAGACAGTACGCGAGTTCGGCAGTCTGGACGTGTTCGTCTCCAATGCCGTTTACAGCGACCGGGAACTGATGGTTACCGCCGACATGGATGGCTTTCGCAGAACCGTTGACGTCTGCATGTGGGGCGCGTTTTACGGTGTCCGCGCGTCGGCTCAGCAGATGGTGAAGCAGGGCAGCGGAGGATCCATCTGCGTCGTCAGTTCGCCGCACGCGGTTCTGGCGATCCCGACAGCGATGGCCTACAACATGTCGAAGGCAGCCATCGACCACATGGCCCGCACCGCCGCCATCGAACTTGTGAAACACCGCATTCGAGTCAACGTGTTTCATCCCGGCTGGATCGATACTCCGGGCGAACGCAAATTCTTCACCGAAGAACAGATCGAAAGCGGTGCAAAGGGTTTGCCGATGGGCCGCATGGGAACGCCGGAAGAAATGGCCGGCGGAGTCTGTTTTCTGCTCAGCGACGACGCGGCCTATATGACGGGTTCCACGATGACGATGGACGGCGGAGTCGGGTTGCCGTGGTGGTCCAACCGCGCGGAAGGCAAGATGTAA
- a CDS encoding protein-disulfide reductase DsbD family protein, translating into MFFRLLSIALLGCLSATSFAQGVNVRSLSLDFGGPNRPPAADDVLTVSAELVAIDETSAELQVTAELQDGYYIYPTNPGFGTATQITLTNTGGLTAAGGEFVADHEPKVVFDDILKLDIEKYFGTVTWTRRLTSTNGPLKPGISVEGELTGQYCSSGEGGVCVQITPARQFTATLSESTVSAPATTRDNVAAPERTSGNGDAADSQSRVTIIPDVKGDEDEKSPIEFTISLTPADASVGDEVTLSVTANIARPWHTYSLTQDAEQGGGQPTEILLDEVTGLQAIGTDFTASEKPEIEEPLEGFVLETHYDHVTWSRPFVLTDEQAHIAGTVIFQICNNGSCLPPADFEFRVSLGTATTGQIPAVPGPAGPDVLPETQPTATETDAALAVNNPAKDGLWAFLLTAVVAGYVALLTPCVFPMIPVTVSFFLKQGETGKDNTLRLAIVYCLGIVGTFTVLGLLTATFFGGEALNQLANNPWLNLFFALVFTLFAMMLLGMFELRVPSWLLTWSAKRESTGGIVGVLFMALTFTLVSFTCTFAFVGTLLVVAAKGSYFWPIIGMLAFSTAFASPFFFLALFPGMLKKLPKSGGWMNRVKVTLGLLELAIVAKFLSVADIGFSATQTPYLLDFSLVVGAWIAVAVVTGLYLLGMFSIGHDDNNRSTGPLQAVFALTFIGIGVYMAVGLFAREEPKGIVWQQIAAFAPPTAAISETDNGYFLEHDGLQYALEFDTAVEQARGANKPIFVDFTGVNCINCRVMERTALRTPKVHEVISDLPRAQLYVDTVPGVEDAARSKQILNRNIDLQKSLFGDVAIPAYAIVSPDGTQILARFTGLDTSGEKFRAFLDEGLNAWRQRSGTSGARATTTGLVSVH; encoded by the coding sequence ATGTTTTTCAGACTGCTGTCCATCGCTCTGCTCGGGTGTCTTTCTGCAACGTCGTTCGCTCAGGGAGTGAATGTCCGTTCGTTGAGTCTTGACTTCGGGGGGCCGAACCGGCCACCAGCCGCGGACGATGTGCTAACGGTATCAGCGGAACTGGTCGCCATCGACGAAACCAGCGCCGAACTGCAGGTAACCGCTGAGCTTCAGGACGGCTACTACATCTACCCGACGAACCCGGGTTTCGGCACAGCCACTCAGATCACTCTGACGAACACCGGCGGCCTGACAGCTGCTGGCGGCGAGTTCGTCGCCGATCATGAACCAAAGGTTGTCTTTGACGACATCCTGAAGCTGGATATCGAAAAATACTTCGGAACGGTCACCTGGACGCGCCGGCTGACGTCAACGAACGGGCCGCTCAAACCAGGAATCAGCGTTGAGGGCGAACTGACGGGACAATACTGTTCCAGCGGCGAAGGCGGAGTCTGTGTGCAGATCACCCCCGCACGGCAATTCACCGCGACGCTTTCAGAGTCCACCGTATCAGCGCCTGCGACGACGCGAGACAATGTCGCTGCACCAGAACGAACGAGTGGCAATGGTGATGCCGCAGATTCGCAGTCTCGGGTCACCATTATCCCCGACGTGAAGGGGGATGAGGACGAAAAGTCGCCGATCGAATTCACGATTTCTCTGACTCCGGCTGACGCGTCTGTCGGCGACGAAGTCACGCTTTCTGTCACCGCAAACATCGCCCGGCCCTGGCACACGTATTCACTGACTCAGGACGCCGAACAGGGCGGCGGGCAGCCAACGGAGATTCTGCTGGACGAAGTCACGGGACTTCAGGCGATCGGCACGGACTTTACTGCGTCGGAAAAACCGGAAATTGAAGAACCGCTCGAAGGCTTCGTTCTGGAAACGCACTACGACCACGTGACATGGTCCCGACCGTTCGTGCTGACTGACGAACAGGCTCACATCGCCGGCACGGTCATCTTTCAGATCTGCAACAACGGGTCCTGCCTGCCTCCTGCTGACTTTGAATTTCGTGTTTCCCTGGGAACGGCGACGACCGGACAGATTCCCGCAGTGCCCGGACCGGCAGGGCCGGACGTACTACCGGAAACACAGCCGACAGCAACCGAAACCGATGCCGCGCTGGCTGTGAACAATCCCGCCAAAGACGGGCTGTGGGCATTCCTGCTGACGGCTGTGGTGGCTGGTTATGTCGCTCTGCTGACACCGTGCGTGTTTCCCATGATTCCGGTGACCGTCAGCTTCTTCCTGAAACAGGGCGAAACCGGCAAGGACAACACGCTCAGACTGGCCATCGTTTATTGTCTGGGAATCGTCGGAACATTCACGGTGCTCGGGCTGCTGACGGCAACGTTCTTCGGCGGAGAAGCGCTGAACCAGCTTGCAAACAACCCGTGGCTGAATCTGTTCTTTGCACTTGTGTTCACACTGTTCGCAATGATGCTGCTGGGAATGTTCGAACTGCGAGTTCCGTCGTGGCTGCTGACGTGGTCGGCAAAGCGCGAATCCACCGGAGGAATCGTGGGTGTGTTGTTTATGGCGCTGACATTCACGCTGGTGTCATTTACCTGCACATTTGCCTTTGTAGGCACACTGCTGGTGGTAGCGGCGAAGGGCAGCTATTTCTGGCCGATCATCGGGATGCTGGCGTTTTCAACGGCGTTCGCTTCACCGTTTTTCTTCCTCGCACTGTTTCCCGGCATGCTGAAGAAGCTACCGAAAAGCGGCGGCTGGATGAATCGCGTGAAGGTCACGCTGGGTCTGCTGGAACTGGCAATCGTGGCGAAATTCCTGAGTGTCGCCGACATCGGGTTCAGCGCAACACAGACTCCCTACCTGCTGGACTTCAGTCTTGTCGTCGGAGCGTGGATTGCCGTGGCCGTCGTCACCGGACTGTATCTGCTGGGAATGTTCAGCATCGGACATGATGACAACAACAGGAGCACCGGTCCGCTGCAGGCTGTCTTCGCGCTGACATTTATCGGCATCGGCGTTTACATGGCCGTCGGACTCTTCGCGCGGGAAGAACCCAAAGGGATCGTATGGCAGCAGATCGCGGCCTTCGCTCCACCGACGGCAGCGATCTCCGAAACGGACAATGGTTATTTTCTTGAGCACGACGGCCTGCAGTATGCTCTGGAATTCGACACCGCCGTCGAACAGGCTCGCGGCGCCAACAAGCCGATTTTCGTCGACTTCACCGGAGTCAACTGCATCAACTGCCGCGTGATGGAACGCACGGCCCTGCGGACTCCGAAAGTCCACGAAGTCATCAGCGACCTCCCGCGGGCACAGCTCTACGTCGACACGGTTCCGGGCGTCGAGGACGCCGCGCGCAGCAAGCAGATTCTCAACAGAAATATCGATCTGCAGAAATCGCTGTTTGGTGACGTGGCAATCCCGGCTTATGCAATCGTCTCTCCCGACGGAACACAGATCCTTGCACGTTTCACCGGCCTGGACACATCCGGGGAGAAGTTCCGGGCGTTTCTGGACGAGGGTCTGAACGCTTGGCGTCAGCGGTCCGGCACATCAGGCGCACGCGCCACAACGACCGGCCTGGTTTCCGTGCACTGA
- a CDS encoding DUF1552 domain-containing protein: MRNTRLHRRTLLKGGGTVTIGLPLLEEMIPASALAASSAPNIAVRAFNVFFGLGIPAPLQTEGFDGVLEPLTPLRDKLLIMRGIDHVRCDEAGINAHFDGASAAFTAEPPHGEAKAGGPSIDQVIRHTHYPDGLPAGMVPTLVAGTFFRRSRVSRYVHSYGMDGTVAATMQERPRDLFERVFGFLGTDTDEIDTRRLRLRRSVLDSIVEQYRFYTGENSPLGSASKTRVAEHLDRIREFEQRAFAMTERPEGAPEAPPESKLAHGGQADPGGEGIDMPLADLVAEWRLLADLYALAIQMDRVRFGSITFLAAGERLRITGDYEYNGRMIHIFDDARQLNASGSAGCSHEWWHRFNEKKSNEQLRAHAHMKMREVAYFLQLLDGPNSVEANGRTILENSLFTVSTESGDGRHNDVKRELSGVFHAITSANGRFRTGQIVDVGSEGIDVYNSMLSAMEAGHRLGPADRPAVAVDSILALNSSLRRDWFRLARGRAAHCRHGRQEHVGTGESAAGQHVAAKREPAGQGTTAGNEMSQRSSVCPSPTPFDGRPETGHCLSFRV; encoded by the coding sequence GTGAGAAACACTCGTCTGCATCGCCGCACCCTGCTGAAAGGGGGCGGAACCGTAACGATCGGGCTGCCGCTGCTGGAAGAAATGATCCCTGCTTCGGCGCTTGCGGCGTCTTCCGCCCCGAACATCGCGGTGCGGGCGTTCAACGTGTTTTTCGGTCTGGGAATCCCCGCACCGCTGCAAACGGAAGGTTTCGACGGCGTTCTGGAACCCCTGACGCCGCTCCGCGACAAGCTGCTGATCATGCGCGGCATCGATCATGTGCGGTGCGACGAAGCCGGAATCAATGCGCACTTCGACGGCGCGTCCGCTGCGTTCACCGCCGAACCGCCACATGGCGAAGCCAAGGCCGGTGGCCCGTCCATCGACCAGGTCATCCGCCACACTCACTACCCGGACGGTCTGCCGGCAGGAATGGTGCCGACACTGGTGGCGGGCACGTTCTTTCGAAGATCGCGCGTCAGCCGGTACGTTCACAGTTACGGCATGGACGGCACGGTAGCCGCAACGATGCAGGAACGCCCGCGCGATCTGTTCGAACGCGTCTTCGGTTTTCTTGGAACGGACACGGACGAGATCGATACGCGACGCCTGCGACTGCGCCGCAGCGTGCTGGATTCCATTGTCGAACAGTACCGTTTCTACACCGGCGAAAACTCGCCGCTGGGATCGGCTTCAAAGACGCGCGTTGCCGAACATCTGGATCGAATTCGCGAATTCGAACAGCGTGCGTTCGCGATGACAGAGCGCCCGGAAGGTGCTCCGGAAGCGCCGCCCGAATCGAAACTCGCTCATGGAGGACAGGCCGACCCCGGCGGTGAAGGTATCGACATGCCGCTTGCCGACCTGGTCGCGGAATGGAGACTTCTGGCCGATCTGTATGCTCTGGCAATTCAGATGGACCGCGTGCGGTTCGGTTCAATTACGTTTCTGGCCGCCGGCGAACGGCTGCGAATCACCGGCGACTATGAATACAACGGCAGAATGATCCACATCTTCGATGACGCCCGGCAGCTCAACGCCTCCGGATCCGCCGGCTGCAGCCACGAATGGTGGCACCGCTTCAATGAAAAGAAATCGAACGAACAACTGCGAGCTCACGCGCACATGAAGATGCGCGAAGTGGCCTACTTTCTTCAGTTGCTGGACGGCCCCAACAGCGTGGAAGCAAACGGGCGAACGATTCTGGAAAACTCGCTGTTCACGGTGTCGACGGAATCCGGCGACGGACGTCACAACGACGTCAAGCGGGAACTGTCCGGCGTCTTCCACGCCATCACCAGCGCAAACGGGCGATTCCGTACCGGTCAGATCGTCGACGTCGGCAGCGAAGGTATCGACGTCTACAACTCGATGCTTTCGGCAATGGAAGCCGGGCACAGACTGGGGCCTGCGGATCGTCCGGCCGTCGCGGTGGATTCCATTCTCGCGCTGAACAGCTCGCTTCGACGGGATTGGTTTCGCCTTGCCCGCGGCAGAGCAGCGCACTGTCGGCATGGGAGGCAGGAACACGTCGGAACAGGAGAGTCCGCAGCGGGACAACACGTCGCGGCCAAACGCGAACCGGCGGGGCAGGGTACTACAGCCGGAAACGAAATGTCTCAAAGAAGTAGCGTTTGCCCCAGTCCCACGCCGTTCGATGGGAGACCAGAAACCGGGCATTGCCTCTCATTCCGGGTTTAA
- a CDS encoding HlyD family efflux transporter periplasmic adaptor subunit yields the protein MRIHFLTAAMLLATTSVAQEPDRWTSSQAIAAQTPRIEIRDTLEISVDIPGTLKEVVRVGDIIRKGDLVVRLNDSLVRGELSVIEAQYNEAKAAAESDVLVEFAKVKHATAQVELQVRLEANQKVEKLGRAPVFTATEINRAELDVKQGDAEIRKAMHDRKIAGLAADTKSVEIEAKQRELEQYTVHSEIDGIVTDVVHPAGESVRQGDPILTIVNIDVVKAIVHVDEVHKSRFKVGDTVLVRFNHDTNLSQRSDGRDADSFFTDRPKSDADTRPEATLTSSKPDADDVTFEGTVVLISPELTTNKLLEVTAHIQNRKDSEGRPLLRDGQPVRAVILGD from the coding sequence ATGCGAATCCACTTCCTGACGGCAGCAATGTTGCTGGCGACGACAAGTGTTGCACAGGAGCCTGATCGGTGGACCAGCTCCCAAGCGATTGCGGCGCAGACTCCGCGAATAGAGATCCGCGATACGCTGGAAATCTCCGTCGACATCCCCGGCACGCTGAAGGAAGTCGTCCGCGTCGGGGACATCATCCGCAAGGGCGATCTGGTCGTGCGACTGAACGATTCGCTCGTGCGTGGTGAACTGAGCGTTATCGAAGCTCAATACAATGAAGCAAAGGCCGCCGCGGAGTCGGATGTGCTGGTCGAATTCGCGAAGGTCAAGCATGCCACTGCTCAGGTGGAACTGCAGGTCAGGCTGGAAGCAAACCAGAAGGTGGAAAAACTCGGCCGTGCTCCGGTGTTCACAGCGACCGAAATCAATCGTGCCGAACTTGACGTGAAGCAGGGAGACGCGGAAATCAGGAAGGCAATGCACGACCGGAAAATTGCCGGGCTGGCGGCCGATACGAAGTCCGTCGAGATTGAGGCCAAGCAGCGGGAGCTTGAGCAATACACGGTTCACTCCGAAATCGACGGGATCGTTACAGATGTTGTGCATCCCGCGGGCGAGTCCGTCCGCCAGGGGGATCCGATCCTGACGATCGTCAACATCGATGTCGTGAAAGCCATTGTGCATGTTGATGAGGTTCACAAGAGCCGCTTCAAGGTCGGCGATACTGTACTGGTTCGTTTCAACCACGACACGAATCTCAGCCAGCGTTCGGACGGCAGAGACGCTGATTCCTTCTTCACGGACAGGCCGAAAAGTGATGCCGACACCAGGCCGGAGGCAACGCTCACGTCCTCGAAACCTGACGCGGATGACGTCACGTTCGAAGGCACTGTTGTCCTGATTTCCCCGGAACTGACCACCAACAAGCTGCTGGAAGTCACGGCTCACATTCAAAACCGGAAGGATTCGGAAGGGCGACCACTGCTGCGGGACGGTCAGCCGGTTCGAGCAGTAATCCTGGGAGACTGA
- a CDS encoding alpha/beta hydrolase, translated as MSGRLISANDSRRFVALIAAAVTFCGTCRAETPEKIALWPGGAPGSETRMNEPEAVDEGPGKCNVSNVHHPSITPYLPKDDAATGTAIVIAPGGGHRVLCLGHEGDALAEWFADHGIAAFVLRYRLAREPGSTYTVDEHAMADTRRAIRIVRARADEWKINPQRIGVLGFSAGGELAALAAMESDGGDASASDEIERSGCRPDFQVLIYPGSSKRFTVAEGMPPAFIALGAKDRPDISLGMAQLYLKYKEAGVPCELHIYSNADHGFGFRPNSTSAAGDWPLRLREWLVDSQLLTETSQAPVKR; from the coding sequence ATGAGCGGACGACTGATTTCAGCGAACGACAGCAGACGATTCGTCGCCCTGATCGCAGCGGCGGTCACATTCTGCGGCACGTGCCGTGCGGAAACGCCGGAGAAGATTGCTCTGTGGCCCGGCGGCGCTCCGGGCTCGGAGACTCGGATGAATGAACCGGAAGCCGTCGACGAAGGACCGGGAAAGTGCAACGTCTCGAACGTCCATCATCCTTCGATCACTCCGTATCTGCCGAAGGACGACGCCGCAACGGGAACCGCGATCGTGATCGCTCCCGGCGGAGGACACCGAGTGCTGTGTCTGGGGCACGAAGGTGATGCTCTGGCGGAATGGTTCGCCGATCACGGTATCGCGGCCTTTGTCCTGCGTTACCGCCTGGCACGCGAACCGGGGTCGACGTACACCGTCGATGAACACGCGATGGCGGATACTCGGCGAGCCATCCGGATCGTGCGAGCTCGCGCGGACGAATGGAAGATCAACCCGCAGCGAATCGGCGTTCTCGGGTTTTCCGCCGGCGGTGAACTGGCGGCTCTGGCGGCGATGGAATCCGATGGCGGCGACGCGTCGGCATCCGACGAGATTGAACGATCCGGCTGTCGCCCCGATTTTCAGGTGTTGATCTACCCGGGAAGTTCGAAGCGCTTTACGGTGGCGGAAGGAATGCCGCCGGCGTTCATCGCTCTGGGAGCCAAAGACAGGCCCGACATTTCTCTGGGAATGGCTCAGCTGTATCTCAAGTACAAGGAAGCCGGCGTTCCGTGTGAGCTGCACATCTACTCAAATGCGGACCACGGATTCGGTTTTCGGCCGAACAGCACCAGCGCCGCAGGTGACTGGCCACTGCGCCTGCGAGAGTGGCTTGTGGACAGCCAACTGCTGACGGAAACCAGCCAGGCACCAGTCAAACGCTGA